The sequence CCCTCCCCCGTTGTCTGGCCGGGCTCGAAGGGACAGTTCCGGCAGTAATTGCTCATGCGCTGGATATAGCGGCCACTGGCAACGTAGGGCTTGGAGGCCATAAGCCCCCCATCGGCGTATTGGGACATGCCGAGAGTGTTGGGGAGCTCCACCCACTCCACCGCGTCGGCATAGACGGCCAGGTACCACTCGTGAACCGCCCGGGGCTGGACCCCCGCCAACAGCGCGAACAGTCCGGTAACCATGAGGCGCTGGATATGGTGCGCGTAGGCCCGCTCCAGGGTCTGGCCGATAGTTGCCTGGAGGCAGGCCATGGCCGTATCCCCGGTCCAGTAGAAGGCCGGCAGGGGGGCCTCCGCGCCGAGGACGTTCCAGTCCAGCCAGTCCGGCATGTTTCGCCAGTACAGGCCGCGGACGTACTCGCGCCACCCCATGATCTGGCGTGCGAAGCCCTCCACCGAGGCCAGGGGAGCCAGGCCGTTCCGGTAGGCCGCCTCCGCCGCGGAAAGGGCTTCACGAGGCGGGATCAGTTTGAGGTTCAGGGCCGCCGAAAGCCGGGAATGGAACAGGTAGGGCTCGCCGGTCCACATGGCGTCCTGATAGGCCCCGAAATGGGGCAGGCGGTGGGCGACGAATTCCGCCAGGGCGGATCGGGCCTGGGTCGGGGTGACCGGCCAGTCGAAGCGGGCCAGGGAACCGGGGTGGTCGGGGAAGTGGGTTTCCACGGCCTTCAGGGCCTGGCGGGTCACCGCATCCGGGGGGAAAGAAGACGGGGTGGGAACCGGAGGGGGGCCGTGCCGCCCGAAGGTCTTCCGGTTTTCGGTATCGAAGTTCCAGTGCCCTCCGGCGGGCTCGTCGCCCTCCATGAGAACCCCGGTGGCGCGCCGTGCGGTCCGGTAGAAGTGCTCCATGCGCAGGGCCTTGCGCCCCGTTGCCCAGCTACCAAAAAAATCGTCCCCGAACAGGAAGTGCTGGTCGGGCCAGACCTCGAAGGGCACCCCCATCGCGCTTGCCGTTGCCCGCAGGGCTTGCAGGACCCTGTGCTCCCCCGGCTGGGTGACCCGAATCACCGAGGGGGGCGAGGCGCTCAGCTCCGCAGCCAGGGTGGCCTGCAAGGAAGGATGGGGGTGCTCCCCCAGGGCCCAGTAGTGCACGGTCATGCCCCAGGCCGCCAAATCGTCGCGGAAATGACGCATGGCGGAGAGAAACAGAGCGATGCGCACCTTGTGGGACCAGACTGCCTCCGCCTCCCCCGGGACCTCCGCCATCCATACCGCGTCCCGTGCAGGGTCCAGTTTCTTAAGGAGGGGGGCCTCCCGGTCGAGCTGGTCGCCCAGCACCACGGCCAAGACCCGCCGCCCGCCCTCCACAGCTCAGGTCCCGCTCCGGCATCCGGCGGCGGCTCCCACCGGTGCGCTCCGCAGCCAGCGCTCCATGGCCACGGCCCCGGCCTCCCCCTCGGCCGGTGCCCACGCCGCGAAGTCCTTGTCCGTGAGCGGGGCGTAGGGGCCCGGCTTGATCTCGAACAGCACCGTGCCCGGCTCCAGGGCGGCCACGCTGTGCCACGCCCCGGCGGGGATCTCCACCCCGTACAGCGGCCCGCCGGCGCGGATCTCGCAGCGCTCCGTGACGGTGCCGGCCTCGTCGAAGGTGAGGCAGGCCGCCGCGCCCGAAAGCGCCAGGAACAGCTCCCACTTGGGGGGATCGCCGTGGCGATGGGGGCGCACGTAGGTCCCCGGCTCGAAGGCGTTGAGCATGCGCTGCACCGGGTCGGCCAGCTCCGGGTGCAGGTTGTCGTTGGCCCGCAGCCGCTCCCGCCCCTGGGCGGCGTCGCTCAGGCGCGCGACCCGCTGGTCGTCGATGGGGGTGATGGGCAAGGTCTCCTCCCGATTGGTTGGGCCCGGGGCGCCGATTCCGGCGCAGGGCCGCCACTCAGGCCTACGCCAGGGCCTCCCCGGCCAGCACCGGCTCAACGAAGCCGCGGATGGCCGCCAGCACCTCGGGGGTGGTGGCGGGGCTCAGCAGGTCCCCGGCGAGGGTGTGGCGGGCGGGGTCCTCGGGCTCCTCGACGGGCACCAGCTCCTTGCGGGCGGCCCCCAGCCGGCGGTAGGCGGCGCGAATGGCCGAGGGCGCGACCACCCGGTCCCCGGGGCAGTACAGCACCTGGGTGGGCCGGCACACGCGCCCCAGGTCCAGGGCCCGAACCAGGCCCACCAGGCGCATCATGGGTACCAGGGCCGGGGTGGGGAAAGCCGGCGTGACCAGGCGGGCGTGCTCCTCGGTGGCCGGGGTGAAGCGGTGGGTGGCGCCGTGGATCCACGGCGACCACCGCTCGGCGCCCGGCAGCAGCAGGAGCTCCGCCAGGAGGTGGCGGGGGCCGAAGTTGGGGGAGACCAGCACGTAGGCGGCCACCTCCGGCGGGTCCACGGCGGCCGCCAGCCAGGTGGCCAGGGTCCCGCCGGTGGAGGTGCCCACCACCACGACCCGCTCCCCCAGCCGCTTCCCCACCGCCAGGGCCTCCCGGGCATCGGCCAGCCAGTCCGCCGTGCCCACCTCGGCCAGGGCCGCGCCGTCGCGGCCGTGCCCGGCGAGCCGGGTATGGAAGACGTTAGCCTCCCATTCCCCCGCGAGACGCTCGCACACCGGCACCAGCTCGCGGTGGGACCCGGCGAACCCGTGCAGGTAGACAATGGCGACGGGCGCCCGCGCGGGGCGCTCGGGGTGCGCCCAGCGGATGGTCTTGGCCAAGTGGGGCCGGAGGTCCGGCACCGCCGCCTCCCGCTCCTCGATGTAGCGCTGCAGTGCCGTCGGCTCCTGCGGCACCTGCGGCGGCGGGGGCACCGCCACCGCCGGCGGCCGCGCCATTCCCAGGGCCGCGCTTACCGCGCCGATGGGCATGGTTCCCCTCCCTTTTCCATTGCGGGGCCCCGGATAGTCAGGTCCCGAACACCACCGTGCGGTTGCCCCACACGGCGACGCGGTCCTCCAGGTGCCAGCGCACCGCCCGGGCCAGGACGCTGCGCTCCACCTCGCGGCCGCGCTCGCGCAGGTCGGCCACGCCGTCGCGGTGGGAGACGCGGATGACGTCCTGCTCGATCACCGGCCCGGCGTCCAGCTCGCTTGTGGCGTAGTGGGCGGTGGCGCCGATGAGCTTCACCCCCCGCTCGAAGGCCTGGCGGTAGGGGTCGGAGCCGGCGAAGGCGGGCAGGAAGGAGTGGTGGATGTTGATGATGCGGCTGGGGTACTGGGCCACGAACCCCGGCGACAGGATGCGCATGTAGCGGGCCAGCACCACCAGCTCGGCCCCCCACTCCCCAAGCTGGTCGAGCATGGCCGCCTCGGCTTCCTCCTGCGCCCCCTGCTCCACAGGGATGTGGCGGTAGGGCAGGCCGAAGGCCTCCACCGCCTCTCGGTGGTCGGGGTGGTTGCTGATGACCCCGGCGAGCTCCGCCGGTAGCTCCCCCCGCGACCAGCGCCACAGCAGTTCCAGCAGAGCGTGGTCGGGCCGGGAAACCAGGATCGCCATGCGCTTGTGCTCGGCGGCGAAGGAGAGGTGCCAGTCCATTTCAAAGGGCTCGGCCACCTCGCGGCGGAATTCCGCCCGCAGCCAGTTGCCCGGCGGCTCCACATCGGGGCTGCGGAAGGCCACCCGCATGAAAAAGCAGCCCTGCTCCGGGTCGGTGGTGTGCTGGTCGAGGGCGGTGATGTTTCCCCTGTACTGGGTCAGGAACCCGGATACGGCGGCCACGATGCCCGGGCGGTCGGTGCAGGTGATCAGCAGGCGGGCATGGCCCTCCATAATGGCCTCCATAACCGGCTTCAATTTCCCCACGCTACGTAGGGAGACGCCCCGCGGCAAGCACGTTAGCGGGTGCGCCCGCCCGGGGTGCGCAGGTCGGCAAAGCCGCCGTCCACCGCGAGCACCTGCCCCGTAATCCACCCGGCCTCCTCGGACAACAGCCAGGCCATGGCCGCGGCGGCATCCGCGGGGGTGCCATAGCGGCCCAGGGGGTACTGCTCGGCGATGCTCCGCTCCGCCTCGGGGGAGCGGAACATGGGCTCGGTGGCCGGGCCGCGCAGCAGACCCGGGGCGACGGCGTTGATGCGGATGCCGTCGCGCGCGTAGGTGGCAGCGGCGCTGCGCGCCAGGCCCTCCACGGCGGCCTTGGCAGCAGCCACCGCCTCGTGGTTGGGCACACCGGCCCGGGCCACGGTGGAGCTTACCAAAACGGCGGCTCCCTCCCCTCCGGCTCGGCGCAATTCCGCCACCCACGCTTGTAGGGTGAAGAAGGCGCTGTCCAGGTTGGCCGCCAAGCAATCGCGGTAGGCGGCGGTGTTGGTACGGTGCAGGGGCTTGATCAGCCGGGAACCGGCACAGTGGGCCAAGGCGTGGGGCGGGCCGTCCGCTCCGGAGGCTTCGGTAACCGCGTGCTGTGCGCCCTCCGGGGTGGAGACATCAGCATGGATCAGGACGGCGCCCCATGAGGCCGCCTGCTCCTTCAAGGCCTCCGGGGCGCGGGTGGCCAGGGCCAGCTCCCACCCCTGCGCATAGAGGTGGGCGGCAAGCGCTTTTCCGAGGCCGCCGCTAGCACCGGTGATAAGGGTCCGGGCCATCCACGCTCCTCCGCGGCCAGGTGGCGGGAATTCCTCTTCAAGCTGTTAGCAAGTGGCGAGCGTGGGGGCAAGGCGGGGGAGCCGGTTCTCTAGTGGGGGCTCTCCCGCCCCCGGCCCTTTGGAAGGTTTCAGGACAGGCGGGACGGGCGCGGCGAGGACGCCACTTCGGGGATTTGGTTATGCCCCGGCCTGCTTGGGCTTCGCCTGGCGCTCCCGGAAGGCGGCGGCGAAATCGGCGAATCGCCCCTCCTCCACGGCCGCCCGCATGGCGGCCATGAGCTCCTGGTAGAAGTGCAGGTTGTGCCAGGTGAGTAGCACCCAGCCCAGCAGCTCCCCGGAGCGGAACAGGTGATGGAGGTAGCCCTTGGAATAGTCGCGGGAGGCGGGGCAGCTGGAGTTGGGATCCAGGGGCTCGTGGTCGTCGCGGAAGCGGGCGTTGGTGAGCTTGAGGTCCCCGCCCCAGGTGAAGGCTAGGCCGCGCCGCCCGGAGCGGGTGGGCAGAACGCAGTCGAACATGTCGATGCCACGCTCCACCGCGTCCACCAGGTCCACCGGCTTGCCCACGCCCATCAGGTAGCGCGGCCGGTCCGTGGGCAGCACGGGGGTGGTCACCTCCAGGGTGTGGTTGCGCTCCGCCGCGGGCTCCCCCACCGCCAGCCCGCCCACGGCGTAGCCGTGGAAGCCCATCTCCACCAGTCGCCGTGCCGACTCCTCGCGCAGGTGGTCGTGCACCCCGCCCTGGACGATGCCGAACAGGCCGTAGCCGGGTCGATTCTCGAAGGCGGCCTTGGAGCGCTCCGCCCAGCGCAGGGTCAGGTCCAGGGAGCGCTTGGCCTCGTCCTCCTCGCAGGGATAGGGCGGGCACTCGTCGAAGACCATGGTGATGTCGGCGTCGAGCAGGCGCTGGATCTCCACCGACGACTCCGGGGTCATCTCCCAGTAGCTGCCGTCGATGTGGCTGCGGAAGGTGACGCCGTTCTCGTCGAGCTTGCGGAGGTCCGTGAGCGACAGCACCTGGTAGCCGCCGGAGTCGGTGAGGATGGGGCCGTCCCAGTTCATGAACCGGTGCAGGCCGCCGAACTCCGCCACCCGCTCCGCGCCCGGGCGCAGCATGAGGTGGTAGGCGTTGCCGAGCAGGATCTGCGCCCCGGTGGCCGCCACCTGCTCGGGAAGCATGCCCTTCACCGTGCCGGCGGTGCCCACGGGCATGAAGGCGGGGGTGTCGATGGGGCCGCGGCCCGTGACCACCCGGCCGCGCCGGGCGGCGCCGTCGGTGGCGAGGAGGTCGAAGGAGAAGTCGGGGGTATCGGTCACGGAGATCCCTCAAAAAGGCGAAAACGGCCACGGGAGAAAACGCCAAGGCGCCAAGAAGCCAAGGAAGAAAGCAAAAAAAGCCGACCCATGCTCATAGGCCCGTAGGAGCGGCGGCCCCCGCCGCGACCACCGGGCAAGCATCCCCGGCCTGAGCCCTGGCCACCTCTGCAAAACAAAGCCCGAGACGGGGGCAAGTGCAGAGTGGGGCTCCTTATGCCAGGTCGCGGCGGGGGCCGCCGCTCCTACCGGCTAATTCGGAAGCCCCCTCAGTCCTTCTCCGGATGCAGCAGGCACGCATCCCCGTAGGAATAGAACCGGTATTCGGCCTCCACCGCGTGCGCGTAGGCGGCCTTGATCCGCTCCAGGCCGGAGAAGGCGGCCACCAGCATGAGCAGGGTGGACTTGGGCAAGTGGAAGTTGGTGACCATGAGGTCCGCGGCCCGGAAGCGGTAGCCCGGAGTGATGAAGATGTCCGTCTCGCCGCTCCAGGGCCGCAGTACGCCGTCCTCCCCGGCGGCGGTCTCCAGCAGGCGCAGGCTGGTGGTGCCCACCGGCACGATGCGCCCGCCCGCTGCTCTCACCGCGTTGACCCGCTCCGCCGTGGCTGCCTCCACCACCCCGTACTCGGCGTGCATTATGTGGTCGCGGGTGTCCTCCACCTTCACCGGCAGGAAGGTGCCCGCCCCCACGTGCAGGGTGACGGTGGTCCACTCGATGCCGGCGGCCTCCAGCTCCGCCATGAGCCGGTCGGTGAAGTGCAGGGCGGCCGTGGGGGCGGCCACGGCCCCGGGCTTGGCGGCGAAGCGGGTCTGGTAGTCGGCGCGGTCCGCGGCCTCGTCCTCCCCGCCGCGGATGTAGGGGGGCAGGGGCATGTGGCCGTGGGCGTCCAGGGCGGCCATGAGCGCCGCGCCCTCCCGGTCGAATTCCAGCACCACCTCGCCGCCGTCGCGTTTCTCGGCCACCTCGGCGGCGAAATCCTCGGCGATGCGCACCGTCTGTCCGGGCTTGAGGCGCTTGGCCGGGCGGGCGAAGGCGGCCCAGCGCGGTCCGCCCAGCGGCTTGTGCAGGGTCAGCTCCACGCGCACCGCGTCCCGGTGCCCCACCAGGCGCGCCGGGATCACCTGGGTGTCGTTGAACACCAGCAGGTCCCCGGGCCGCAGCAGCCGGGGCAGGTCGCGGACCCCGTAATCGCCGAGGCCGTCGGGCCGCACCTCCAGCAGGCGCGCGGCGTCCGCCGGGCGCGCGGGATGCTGGGCGATGCGGTCCTCGGGGAGCTGGAAGTCGAATTCGTCGATGCGCATTGGATTCGTCGGTTTGCAGGGAGGGCCAATTGTACGGGGTGGCGGCAGGGGCTGCATCCGCGGCCCGGCCACCCTTCCATGACTCGTTGTGGGAGCGGTCCGTGACCGCGACCAACGGGCCCCCGGGACGAGTCGCGGCTGGTAGCCGCTCCCACCTCCCCAATTCCACACACCGGCCTAACCCGCGTAGCCGGGAATCGCGGCATTCGCCCGTCGGGGAGCAGAGCTTGTGGGAGCGGCCAGTGACCGCGACGCCGTTGCCGATCCGAGGCAGTCGCGACGGATAGCCGCTTGCATGTAGGAACGGGACATCAGCTGCCGCTTCCTACCGGGGGGACTCCTCACCTTCGCGCCCGGTTCGGTAGGATGGGGCTTTTCCCCCGCAAGAAGGCGCAGCGCATGAACGAGCAGGATCGCCGCCAGACCGCCCAGGACCTCCTGGACTACATCGACGCCAGCCCCAGCCCCTGGCACGCCGTGGCCAACGCCATGGAGGCGCTGGAGCGCCGGGGCTACCAGCGGCTGTGGGAGGAGGAGACCTGGGACCTGCTTCCGGGACGGGCCTACTACGTGGTTCGCGACGACTCCAGCCTCATCGCCTTCCGCATCGGGAACGCCGCCCTGGAGGACGCCGGGTTCCGCATCGTGGGGGCCCACACCGACTCCCCCGGCTTCCGGGTCAAGCCCAACGCGGCCTTCGCCAAGGGCCCCCTGGCCGTGCTGGGTACCGAGATCTACGGCGGTCCCATCCTGGCCACCTTCACCGACCGCGACCTGACCCTGGCGGGCCGGGTCTTCGTGCGGGACAAGGACGCCGAGACCGGCGTGTCGCCCGTGCTGGTGAACTTCGCCCGCCCGCTGCTGCGCCTGCCCAACCTCGCCATCCACATGAACCGGGAGGTGAACAAGGAGGGGCTCAAGCTCGATTACCAGGAGCAGCTACCCCTGTTCCTGAGCGCCCTGTCCGAGGAGCTGCCCCCGGAGCGGCAGTTCCGGCGCCTGCTCGCGGAGCAAGCGGGGGTCAAGGAAGAGGACCTGGTCTCCTGGGGCCTGGCGGTGGCGGACACCCAGCCCGGCGCCTTCTGGGGCCCCGACAACGAGTTCCTCGCCGACAGCCAGGTCGACAACCTGGCCTCCTGCCACGCCGCGCTGGCGGCGCTGCCCGAGGAGACCGCCGACGCCGGCGTGGCCGTGGCGGCCCTGTTCGACCACGAGGAGGTGGGCAGCGAGTCCTACAAGGGCGCGGCGGGCAACTTCCTGGAGAGCGTCCTGGCGCGCATCGCCGAGGAGCTGGAGCTGAGCGAGGGCGGCTACCGGTCCGCCCTGGCGCGCAGCTGGCTGCTGTCCGCGGACATGGCCCACGCCACCCATCCCCACTACCCCGGCCACCACGAGCCCCAGCACCCCGTGAAGGTCAACGAGGGGCCGGTGATCAAGATCAACGCCGCCCAACGCTACGCCACCGACGAGCTGGGCGAGGCCTTCTTCGTCCATCTTTGCGAGGCGAGCGGCGTTCCCCACCAGCGCTACATCCACCGCAACGATCTGCCCTGCGGCTCCACCATCGGCCCCATGATGGCGGCGCGTCTCGGCCTGCGAACGGTGGATGTAGGCAACCCCATGTGGGCCATGCACTCCCTCCGCGAGAGCGCCGGCGCCCTGGACCACGGCGCCCTGATCCGGGTGCTGGAGACCTTCTACACCACCGGACAAGGTGGTGTGGGCGGGTCCTTGGACATCCTGCCCTAGCCGGAGCCGGGTGCAACGTCCTCCTGACTGTCCCGC comes from Thiohalorhabdus denitrificans and encodes:
- a CDS encoding cryptochrome/photolyase family protein, with the protein product MLGDQLDREAPLLKKLDPARDAVWMAEVPGEAEAVWSHKVRIALFLSAMRHFRDDLAAWGMTVHYWALGEHPHPSLQATLAAELSASPPSVIRVTQPGEHRVLQALRATASAMGVPFEVWPDQHFLFGDDFFGSWATGRKALRMEHFYRTARRATGVLMEGDEPAGGHWNFDTENRKTFGRHGPPPVPTPSSFPPDAVTRQALKAVETHFPDHPGSLARFDWPVTPTQARSALAEFVAHRLPHFGAYQDAMWTGEPYLFHSRLSAALNLKLIPPREALSAAEAAYRNGLAPLASVEGFARQIMGWREYVRGLYWRNMPDWLDWNVLGAEAPLPAFYWTGDTAMACLQATIGQTLERAYAHHIQRLMVTGLFALLAGVQPRAVHEWYLAVYADAVEWVELPNTLGMSQYADGGLMASKPYVASGRYIQRMSNYCRNCPFEPGQTTGEGACPFTTLYWAFLDRHRERFAGQPRTALQWRNLQRLSASEVRAIRSEADRLLANLE
- a CDS encoding WbuC family cupin fold metalloprotein; the protein is MPITPIDDQRVARLSDAAQGRERLRANDNLHPELADPVQRMLNAFEPGTYVRPHRHGDPPKWELFLALSGAAACLTFDEAGTVTERCEIRAGGPLYGVEIPAGAWHSVAALEPGTVLFEIKPGPYAPLTDKDFAAWAPAEGEAGAVAMERWLRSAPVGAAAGCRSGT
- a CDS encoding alpha/beta hydrolase gives rise to the protein MPIGAVSAALGMARPPAVAVPPPPQVPQEPTALQRYIEEREAAVPDLRPHLAKTIRWAHPERPARAPVAIVYLHGFAGSHRELVPVCERLAGEWEANVFHTRLAGHGRDGAALAEVGTADWLADAREALAVGKRLGERVVVVGTSTGGTLATWLAAAVDPPEVAAYVLVSPNFGPRHLLAELLLLPGAERWSPWIHGATHRFTPATEEHARLVTPAFPTPALVPMMRLVGLVRALDLGRVCRPTQVLYCPGDRVVAPSAIRAAYRRLGAARKELVPVEEPEDPARHTLAGDLLSPATTPEVLAAIRGFVEPVLAGEALA
- the purU gene encoding formyltetrahydrofolate deformylase: MEGHARLLITCTDRPGIVAAVSGFLTQYRGNITALDQHTTDPEQGCFFMRVAFRSPDVEPPGNWLRAEFRREVAEPFEMDWHLSFAAEHKRMAILVSRPDHALLELLWRWSRGELPAELAGVISNHPDHREAVEAFGLPYRHIPVEQGAQEEAEAAMLDQLGEWGAELVVLARYMRILSPGFVAQYPSRIINIHHSFLPAFAGSDPYRQAFERGVKLIGATAHYATSELDAGPVIEQDVIRVSHRDGVADLRERGREVERSVLARAVRWHLEDRVAVWGNRTVVFGT
- a CDS encoding SDR family NAD(P)-dependent oxidoreductase gives rise to the protein MARTLITGASGGLGKALAAHLYAQGWELALATRAPEALKEQAASWGAVLIHADVSTPEGAQHAVTEASGADGPPHALAHCAGSRLIKPLHRTNTAAYRDCLAANLDSAFFTLQAWVAELRRAGGEGAAVLVSSTVARAGVPNHEAVAAAKAAVEGLARSAAATYARDGIRINAVAPGLLRGPATEPMFRSPEAERSIAEQYPLGRYGTPADAAAAMAWLLSEEAGWITGQVLAVDGGFADLRTPGGRTR
- the tgt gene encoding tRNA guanosine(34) transglycosylase Tgt codes for the protein MSVTDTPDFSFDLLATDGAARRGRVVTGRGPIDTPAFMPVGTAGTVKGMLPEQVAATGAQILLGNAYHLMLRPGAERVAEFGGLHRFMNWDGPILTDSGGYQVLSLTDLRKLDENGVTFRSHIDGSYWEMTPESSVEIQRLLDADITMVFDECPPYPCEEDEAKRSLDLTLRWAERSKAAFENRPGYGLFGIVQGGVHDHLREESARRLVEMGFHGYAVGGLAVGEPAAERNHTLEVTTPVLPTDRPRYLMGVGKPVDLVDAVERGIDMFDCVLPTRSGRRGLAFTWGGDLKLTNARFRDDHEPLDPNSSCPASRDYSKGYLHHLFRSGELLGWVLLTWHNLHFYQELMAAMRAAVEEGRFADFAAAFRERQAKPKQAGA
- the queA gene encoding tRNA preQ1(34) S-adenosylmethionine ribosyltransferase-isomerase QueA is translated as MRIDEFDFQLPEDRIAQHPARPADAARLLEVRPDGLGDYGVRDLPRLLRPGDLLVFNDTQVIPARLVGHRDAVRVELTLHKPLGGPRWAAFARPAKRLKPGQTVRIAEDFAAEVAEKRDGGEVVLEFDREGAALMAALDAHGHMPLPPYIRGGEDEAADRADYQTRFAAKPGAVAAPTAALHFTDRLMAELEAAGIEWTTVTLHVGAGTFLPVKVEDTRDHIMHAEYGVVEAATAERVNAVRAAGGRIVPVGTTSLRLLETAAGEDGVLRPWSGETDIFITPGYRFRAADLMVTNFHLPKSTLLMLVAAFSGLERIKAAYAHAVEAEYRFYSYGDACLLHPEKD
- a CDS encoding M18 family aminopeptidase, whose protein sequence is MNEQDRRQTAQDLLDYIDASPSPWHAVANAMEALERRGYQRLWEEETWDLLPGRAYYVVRDDSSLIAFRIGNAALEDAGFRIVGAHTDSPGFRVKPNAAFAKGPLAVLGTEIYGGPILATFTDRDLTLAGRVFVRDKDAETGVSPVLVNFARPLLRLPNLAIHMNREVNKEGLKLDYQEQLPLFLSALSEELPPERQFRRLLAEQAGVKEEDLVSWGLAVADTQPGAFWGPDNEFLADSQVDNLASCHAALAALPEETADAGVAVAALFDHEEVGSESYKGAAGNFLESVLARIAEELELSEGGYRSALARSWLLSADMAHATHPHYPGHHEPQHPVKVNEGPVIKINAAQRYATDELGEAFFVHLCEASGVPHQRYIHRNDLPCGSTIGPMMAARLGLRTVDVGNPMWAMHSLRESAGALDHGALIRVLETFYTTGQGGVGGSLDILP